The Agrococcus carbonis genome has a window encoding:
- a CDS encoding flavin monoamine oxidase family protein encodes MDADVIVIGAGIAGLQTARRLEAGGRSVLVLEAEDAVGGRIRTDRVDGFLVDRGFQVLNPAYPAVRRWIDVPELGIQRFGVGAIVRSGDRTTRLAHPARHPQHLLSTVTSGIVAPRDALALARWLGPTLLDARVASRAEHDETLRASLDRAGLTGPLRRDVLDTFLAGVLADADGATSANYARLLLRAFALGAPGLPRAGMQALPEQLAAGLAAPVRLGTAARELRERTDAVEVVTDTGRLRARAAVVAVGPQHVGDLTSLPTPETHGLTTWWFRATGRPRTGPFLVLDASRPGGGPAGPVQHTAAISEAAPSYAPAGRALVEATTLLDRSGEHAGEEDVRRDLARLYGTSTRRWEVLAHHVLPHTTPAQPPGPIAREPAWTGERTLVTGDHRATASIQGALVAGSQAARAVARALG; translated from the coding sequence ATGGACGCCGACGTGATCGTGATCGGGGCGGGGATCGCCGGCCTGCAGACTGCCCGACGGCTCGAGGCCGGTGGCCGCTCGGTGCTCGTGCTGGAGGCGGAGGACGCCGTCGGCGGGCGCATCCGCACCGACCGCGTCGACGGCTTCCTCGTCGACCGCGGCTTCCAGGTGCTGAACCCCGCCTACCCCGCGGTGCGCCGCTGGATCGACGTGCCTGAGCTCGGGATCCAGCGCTTCGGTGTCGGCGCCATCGTGCGCAGCGGAGACCGCACGACGCGGCTGGCGCATCCGGCGCGCCACCCGCAGCATCTGCTCTCCACCGTCACGAGCGGCATCGTCGCGCCGCGGGACGCACTCGCGCTGGCCCGGTGGCTCGGCCCCACCCTGCTCGACGCGCGCGTCGCCTCCCGCGCCGAGCACGACGAGACGCTGCGCGCATCCCTCGACCGCGCGGGCCTCACCGGGCCGCTGCGGCGCGATGTGCTCGACACCTTCCTCGCCGGCGTGCTCGCCGACGCCGACGGCGCGACCTCGGCGAACTACGCGCGACTGCTGCTTCGAGCCTTCGCGCTCGGCGCACCCGGTCTGCCGCGCGCAGGCATGCAGGCGCTGCCCGAGCAGCTGGCCGCCGGCCTCGCGGCTCCCGTGCGGCTCGGCACGGCGGCGCGCGAGCTGCGCGAGCGGACGGATGCGGTCGAGGTCGTCACCGACACCGGCCGGCTGCGTGCCCGCGCGGCCGTGGTCGCGGTGGGACCGCAGCACGTCGGCGACCTGACCTCCCTGCCGACCCCGGAGACGCACGGGCTGACGACCTGGTGGTTCCGCGCCACCGGTCGGCCGCGCACCGGGCCGTTCCTGGTGCTCGACGCCTCGCGGCCCGGCGGAGGTCCCGCAGGGCCGGTGCAGCACACCGCCGCGATCAGCGAGGCCGCGCCCTCCTACGCGCCGGCGGGGCGGGCCCTCGTCGAGGCGACCACGCTGCTCGACCGCTCCGGCGAACACGCTGGCGAGGAAGACGTGCGCCGCGATCTCGCGCGCCTCTACGGCACCTCGACGCGCCGATGGGAGGTGCTGGCGCACCACGTCCTCCCGCACACGACGCCCGCGCAGCCGCCGGGGCCGATCGCCCGCGAGCCCGCATGGACGGGGGAGCGCACACTCGTGACCGGCGACCATCGCGCGACCGCGTCCATCCAGGGAGCGCTCGTCGCAGGCTCGCAGGCAGCGCGCGCGGTCGCCCGCGCGCTCGGCTGA
- a CDS encoding SDR family NAD(P)-dependent oxidoreductase: MTGAGRGLGAAIATALAADGCAVAVNDLPESSGAAAVVDAVQAAGGEAILAPGDVTTPEGVGAAVAAAEDAFGPIDVLVPCATGPQPEAAVEHMTWEDLLLPLRFFTLSPLLLVQAVLPGMRAAGGGRVVIIGSDLAQRTDVGWSAYSAAKAAQLALVRTWARELAADGINVNAVAPGWIPVERHASTAPEHLAAYTARVPLGRMGTPADVAGAVVWLASSAASFVTGEQVTVNGGHRLT; encoded by the coding sequence GTGACCGGCGCCGGGCGGGGCCTCGGCGCCGCCATCGCGACGGCGCTCGCCGCCGACGGATGCGCCGTGGCCGTCAACGACCTGCCGGAGAGCAGCGGCGCGGCCGCAGTCGTCGACGCCGTGCAGGCGGCCGGCGGTGAGGCGATCCTCGCGCCGGGCGACGTGACCACCCCCGAGGGCGTGGGCGCCGCGGTAGCGGCGGCCGAGGACGCGTTCGGCCCCATCGACGTGCTCGTGCCGTGCGCGACCGGGCCACAGCCGGAGGCCGCGGTCGAGCACATGACGTGGGAAGACCTGCTGCTGCCGCTGCGCTTCTTCACGCTGAGCCCGCTGCTGCTCGTGCAGGCGGTGCTGCCGGGCATGCGCGCGGCGGGCGGCGGGCGCGTCGTCATAATCGGGTCGGATCTGGCGCAGCGCACCGACGTCGGGTGGTCCGCGTACTCGGCCGCGAAGGCGGCGCAGCTCGCGCTCGTGCGCACGTGGGCTCGGGAGCTCGCCGCCGACGGCATCAACGTGAACGCCGTCGCGCCCGGATGGATCCCCGTCGAGCGCCACGCGTCGACGGCGCCCGAGCACCTCGCGGCCTATACCGCGCGCGTGCCGCTCGGCCGCATGGGGACGCCCGCAGATGTCGCGGGCGCCGTGGTGTGGCTCGCCTCCTCGGCCGCGTCGTTCGTCACCGGCGAGCAGGTGACGGTCAACGGCGGCCACCGCCTCACGTGA
- a CDS encoding competence/damage-inducible protein A: MSNPTAAMLVIGDEILSGRTREANAYHLAGRLTQVGIDLREIRVVPDDHAVIVDAITALRGAHAHVFTSGGIGPTHDDITADAVADAFGVGIDVREDARAHLQAAVGAGRTLTDEHLRMARIPHGAALIVNRMSGAPGFSVGNVHVMAGVPEIFVAMLDELLPGLDSGKPVLSRELRFDVGEGRIAAPLRALADEFRTLSVGSYPFRDASGYGTNIVVRGTDIELIDLAIERLEAIRRSVV, encoded by the coding sequence ATGTCGAACCCCACCGCCGCGATGCTCGTGATCGGCGACGAGATCCTCTCGGGCCGCACTCGTGAGGCGAACGCCTACCACCTGGCCGGGCGGCTGACCCAGGTCGGCATCGACCTGCGCGAGATCCGGGTGGTGCCCGACGACCACGCCGTCATCGTCGACGCGATCACGGCGCTCCGGGGAGCGCACGCGCACGTGTTCACGTCAGGCGGCATCGGCCCCACGCACGACGACATCACGGCGGATGCGGTGGCCGACGCGTTCGGTGTCGGGATCGACGTGCGCGAGGACGCCCGCGCGCACCTGCAGGCGGCGGTCGGCGCCGGACGCACGCTCACCGACGAGCACCTGCGCATGGCGCGCATCCCGCACGGCGCCGCGCTCATCGTCAACCGGATGAGCGGCGCGCCGGGCTTCAGCGTCGGCAACGTGCACGTGATGGCCGGGGTGCCGGAGATCTTCGTCGCCATGCTCGACGAGCTGCTGCCCGGCCTCGACTCCGGCAAGCCGGTGCTGTCGCGCGAGCTTCGCTTCGACGTGGGGGAGGGGCGGATCGCCGCCCCGCTGCGCGCGCTCGCCGACGAGTTCCGCACGCTCAGCGTCGGCTCCTACCCGTTCCGCGACGCGTCGGGCTACGGCACGAACATCGTCGTGCGCGGCACCGACATCGAGCTCATCGATCTCGCGATCGAGCGGCTCGAGGCGATCCGCCGCTCGGTGGTCTGA
- a CDS encoding VOC family protein codes for MDMLSGTQIAEAGLADWRKLAQGLHARYLVDGFGVAARFVAAVAEAGDALGHHPRVSMSARQVDLKLSSDDAIYRDGDTEHVVEWVTAKDVDLARRITAIAAEHGLTADPGAVSVIELGLDTARSATIAPVWAALLTGDAAAQGHGSPSDEIRDASGRVPNLWFGDADGGESASQRFHLEVYVAPEVAEQRIAAAVAAGGTVVDDSDAPSLTVIADQDGNTGVVCVDTSAAPQS; via the coding sequence ATGGACATGCTGTCGGGTACGCAGATCGCCGAGGCCGGCCTCGCCGACTGGCGAAAGCTGGCGCAGGGGCTGCACGCCCGCTACCTCGTCGACGGGTTCGGCGTCGCCGCGCGCTTCGTCGCCGCTGTCGCCGAAGCCGGCGACGCCCTCGGCCACCATCCGCGCGTCTCGATGAGCGCGCGGCAAGTGGACCTCAAGCTGAGCAGCGACGACGCGATCTACCGTGACGGCGACACCGAGCACGTCGTCGAGTGGGTGACGGCGAAGGACGTCGACCTCGCGCGCCGCATCACCGCGATCGCCGCCGAGCACGGGCTCACGGCCGACCCCGGCGCGGTCAGCGTCATCGAGCTCGGCCTCGACACCGCGCGGTCGGCGACCATCGCGCCCGTCTGGGCGGCGCTGCTGACCGGCGACGCGGCGGCCCAGGGCCACGGCTCCCCGAGCGACGAGATCCGGGATGCGTCGGGCCGGGTGCCGAACCTGTGGTTCGGCGACGCCGATGGCGGCGAGAGCGCTTCGCAGCGCTTCCACCTCGAGGTGTACGTGGCGCCGGAGGTCGCCGAGCAGCGGATCGCCGCCGCGGTCGCCGCCGGCGGCACCGTCGTCGACGACAGCGATGCGCCGTCGCTCACGGTCATCGCCGATCAGGACGGCAACACCGGCGTCGTCTGCGTCGACACCTCGGCTGCGCCGCAGTCCTGA
- a CDS encoding 4a-hydroxytetrahydrobiopterin dehydratase has translation MSDPQQLLTQDQIDDAGLADWRRVGDALVARFRTKSFAKGLELVNRIGAAAEAADHHPDIALTYGAVGVTLSSHDAGGITVRDVRLARAVDEAAAALGIAAVRDR, from the coding sequence ATGAGCGATCCCCAGCAGCTCCTCACGCAGGACCAGATCGACGACGCCGGGCTCGCGGACTGGCGCCGCGTCGGCGACGCCCTGGTCGCCCGGTTCCGCACGAAGTCCTTCGCGAAGGGCCTCGAGCTGGTCAACCGCATCGGTGCCGCCGCCGAGGCGGCGGACCACCACCCTGACATCGCGCTCACCTACGGCGCCGTCGGCGTCACGCTCTCGAGCCACGACGCGGGCGGCATCACGGTGCGCGACGTGCGGCTCGCGCGGGCCGTCGACGAGGCTGCCGCCGCCCTCGGCATCGCCGCGGTGCGCGACCGCTGA
- a CDS encoding VOC family protein, producing MGGFNQGFSSFAVPDLAAAKTFYGDTLGLEVREEEGWLDLTLPGGARVMVYPKEDHQPAVFTVLNFAVDDVHAAVDEYSAKGLEWQRYEGFQHDEKGVVSDPEFGPDIAWTTDPAGNIIAFMQLDGL from the coding sequence ATGGGCGGCTTCAACCAGGGTTTCAGCAGCTTCGCCGTGCCGGATCTGGCGGCGGCGAAGACGTTCTACGGCGACACGCTCGGCCTCGAGGTGCGCGAGGAGGAAGGGTGGCTCGACCTCACGCTCCCGGGCGGGGCGCGGGTGATGGTCTACCCCAAGGAGGATCACCAGCCGGCGGTGTTCACGGTGCTGAACTTCGCCGTGGACGACGTGCACGCGGCAGTCGACGAGTATTCGGCCAAGGGGCTCGAGTGGCAGCGCTACGAGGGGTTCCAGCACGACGAGAAGGGCGTCGTCTCCGATCCGGAGTTCGGCCCCGACATCGCCTGGACGACGGACCCGGCGGGCAACATCATCGCGTTCATGCAGCTCGACGGCCTGTAG
- a CDS encoding TraR/DksA family transcriptional regulator, whose product MAAGTEATRDERAPMPDGRAARAASVEARRRAVRDALAEVDRELADLRGMREVLSDDDEHDPDGVSMSSEWSRLEGLRQARLAELAEVEAAAARIASGEDGICAVCGRPIAPERLEARPQATTCIDCAR is encoded by the coding sequence ATGGCAGCAGGCACCGAGGCGACCCGCGACGAGCGAGCGCCGATGCCCGACGGCCGCGCAGCGCGCGCCGCGAGCGTCGAGGCGCGTCGACGGGCGGTGCGCGACGCGCTCGCGGAGGTCGATCGCGAGCTCGCCGACCTGCGCGGCATGCGCGAGGTCCTCAGCGATGACGACGAGCACGATCCCGACGGCGTCTCGATGTCGTCGGAGTGGTCGCGGCTGGAAGGCCTGCGGCAGGCGCGGCTGGCCGAGCTGGCGGAGGTCGAGGCGGCGGCCGCCCGCATCGCCAGCGGGGAGGACGGCATCTGCGCCGTGTGCGGGCGGCCGATCGCGCCGGAGCGGCTGGAGGCGCGGCCGCAGGCGACGACCTGCATCGACTGCGCGCGCTGA
- a CDS encoding zinc-binding dehydrogenase codes for MRAWQFVGTHKPFERVDIEEPTAGPGKVVIDVKAAGLCHSDVGILEDEKWLSTMKELPVVPGHETAGVISEVGEGVTDWKVGDRVAVWPLAEIMGYMVNGAWEDRAEVSTDALVAIPDEVSFAQAAAATDAGMTSVGALSTAGVEAGMKVGVIGFGGLGQIGARVAKLRGADVYVAEVNESIWDRIREAGATKVAKSITEFADVELDVIIDYAGFGVTTADALKAVKSSGGGRVVQVGMGKLESTIDTYSLILGRKQLHGSMGGSKNDIEETMRYMASGDLKPTITEIDFEQIPDGIQQLMDGTSVGRLVAKVAD; via the coding sequence ATGCGCGCATGGCAGTTCGTCGGCACCCACAAGCCCTTCGAGCGGGTCGACATCGAGGAGCCCACCGCGGGCCCCGGCAAGGTCGTCATCGACGTCAAGGCCGCGGGCCTCTGCCACTCCGACGTCGGCATCCTCGAGGACGAGAAGTGGCTCTCGACGATGAAGGAGCTCCCCGTCGTCCCCGGCCACGAGACCGCCGGTGTCATCAGCGAGGTCGGCGAGGGTGTGACCGACTGGAAGGTCGGCGACCGCGTCGCCGTCTGGCCGCTCGCCGAGATCATGGGCTACATGGTCAACGGCGCCTGGGAGGACCGCGCCGAGGTGTCGACCGACGCGCTCGTCGCGATCCCCGACGAGGTCTCCTTCGCGCAGGCCGCCGCCGCGACCGACGCCGGCATGACCTCCGTCGGCGCGCTCTCGACCGCGGGTGTCGAGGCCGGCATGAAGGTCGGCGTCATCGGCTTCGGCGGCCTCGGCCAGATCGGTGCGCGCGTCGCGAAGCTGCGCGGCGCCGACGTGTACGTCGCCGAGGTCAACGAGTCGATCTGGGACCGCATCCGCGAGGCGGGCGCGACGAAGGTCGCGAAGTCGATCACCGAGTTCGCCGACGTCGAGCTCGACGTGATCATCGACTACGCCGGCTTCGGCGTGACGACGGCGGATGCGCTCAAGGCCGTCAAGTCGTCCGGCGGTGGCCGCGTCGTGCAGGTCGGCATGGGCAAGCTCGAGTCGACCATCGACACCTACTCGCTCATCCTCGGCCGCAAGCAGCTGCACGGATCCATGGGCGGCAGCAAGAACGACATCGAGGAGACCATGCGCTACATGGCCTCGGGCGACCTCAAGCCGACGATCACCGAGATCGACTTCGAGCAGATCCCCGACGGCATCCAGCAGCTCATGGACGGCACCTCAGTCGGCCGCCTCGTCGCGAAGGTCGCCGACTGA
- a CDS encoding MarR family winged helix-turn-helix transcriptional regulator: MATGEQQRQEDDLLLERQVCFALSVASRSVVAAYRPVLAPLGLSHPQYLVMLALWGSSPMSLRELGEQLRLEPATLSPLVKRLEAAGLVQRARHEGDERRLDITVTERGRALREQALAVPSTMAERLGLDRDELRQLHGLMGRLIGAADQAPSA; this comes from the coding sequence ATGGCGACCGGTGAGCAGCAGAGGCAGGAGGACGACCTCCTGCTCGAGCGGCAGGTGTGCTTCGCGCTGTCGGTCGCGTCGCGGAGCGTGGTAGCCGCCTACCGTCCGGTCCTGGCGCCCCTTGGCCTGTCGCATCCGCAATACCTCGTGATGCTCGCGCTGTGGGGTTCCTCGCCGATGTCGCTGCGCGAGCTCGGCGAGCAGCTGCGGCTCGAGCCGGCGACGTTGTCGCCGCTCGTGAAGCGGCTGGAGGCGGCGGGACTTGTGCAGCGGGCGCGGCACGAGGGCGACGAGCGCCGCCTCGACATCACCGTGACGGAGCGCGGCCGGGCGCTGCGCGAGCAGGCGCTCGCGGTGCCCTCGACGATGGCCGAGCGGCTCGGCCTCGACCGCGACGAGCTGCGGCAGCTGCACGGGCTCATGGGGCGGTTGATCGGTGCGGCGGATCAGGCGCCGAGCGCGTAG
- a CDS encoding ABC-F family ATP-binding cassette domain-containing protein has protein sequence MTATLVAQGLAGGHGHRTLFDALDLTVAPGDVVGVVGANGAGKSTLLRILAGQHAPQAGTVQLAPADAFVGYLPQEHERLEGETVGDAIARRTGCAEATAVMDAAAAALGDPTLAPDGTDPADAYASALDRWLASGAADLDERLPVVLAELGLELDADALMTSLSGGQAARVGLAALLLSRFDIVLLDEPTNDLDLDGLERLEAFVQGLRGGVVLVSHDREFLSRCVTRVLELDLAQHSNRVYGGGYDAYLEERATVRRHAREAYDEFAEQKADLVARARRTREWSSQGVRNAMKKAPDNDKNRRRAMTESSEKQAQKVRQMESRIARLEEVEEPRKEWQLQLAIAAAPRSSTVVSTLDEVVVRQGSFTLGPVSLQVNAGERIGITGPNGAGKSTLLRALLGRAAPDAGRASMGASVQVGEIDQARSLLVGERALADAFEALVPAMATGEVRTLLAKFGLRADHVGRPVDELSPGERTRAALALLQARGVNLLVLDEPTNHLDLPAIEQLEQALEHYDGTLLLVTHDRRMLEAVRLDRHWRVVDGRVDER, from the coding sequence ATGACCGCAACCCTCGTCGCCCAGGGCCTCGCCGGCGGCCACGGCCACCGCACGCTCTTCGACGCGCTCGACCTCACGGTCGCGCCCGGAGACGTCGTCGGCGTCGTGGGCGCCAACGGCGCGGGCAAGTCGACGCTCCTGCGCATCCTCGCCGGGCAGCACGCGCCGCAGGCCGGCACCGTGCAGCTCGCCCCCGCCGACGCCTTCGTCGGCTACCTGCCGCAGGAGCACGAACGACTCGAGGGCGAGACCGTCGGCGACGCGATCGCCCGGCGCACCGGCTGCGCGGAGGCGACCGCCGTGATGGACGCCGCAGCGGCGGCGCTCGGCGACCCCACGCTCGCACCGGACGGCACCGACCCGGCCGACGCCTACGCATCCGCGCTCGACCGATGGCTCGCGAGCGGCGCCGCCGACCTCGACGAGCGGCTGCCGGTGGTGCTCGCCGAGCTGGGGCTCGAGCTCGACGCGGATGCGCTCATGACGTCGCTCTCGGGCGGGCAGGCGGCGCGCGTGGGACTCGCGGCGCTGCTGCTGAGCCGCTTCGACATCGTGCTGCTCGACGAGCCGACGAACGACCTCGACCTCGACGGACTCGAGCGGCTCGAGGCGTTCGTGCAGGGGCTGCGCGGCGGCGTCGTGCTCGTGAGCCACGACCGCGAGTTCCTCTCCCGCTGCGTCACGCGCGTGCTCGAGCTCGACCTCGCGCAGCACAGCAACCGCGTCTACGGCGGCGGCTACGACGCGTACCTCGAGGAGCGCGCGACCGTGCGCCGGCACGCGCGCGAGGCGTACGACGAGTTCGCCGAGCAGAAGGCCGACCTCGTCGCCCGCGCGCGCCGCACGCGCGAGTGGTCGAGCCAGGGCGTGCGGAACGCCATGAAGAAGGCGCCCGACAACGACAAGAACCGCCGACGCGCGATGACCGAGTCGAGCGAGAAGCAGGCGCAGAAGGTGCGGCAGATGGAGAGCCGCATCGCGCGGCTCGAGGAGGTCGAGGAGCCGCGCAAGGAGTGGCAGCTGCAGCTGGCGATCGCCGCGGCGCCGCGCTCGAGCACGGTCGTCTCGACGCTCGACGAGGTCGTCGTGCGGCAGGGCTCGTTCACCCTCGGTCCCGTCTCGCTGCAGGTGAACGCTGGGGAGCGCATCGGCATCACGGGCCCGAACGGCGCGGGCAAGTCGACGCTGCTGCGTGCGCTCCTCGGGCGCGCGGCTCCGGATGCGGGCCGCGCGAGCATGGGTGCGAGCGTCCAGGTGGGCGAGATCGACCAGGCGCGCTCGCTGCTCGTGGGGGAGCGCGCGCTCGCGGACGCGTTCGAGGCGCTCGTGCCCGCGATGGCGACAGGCGAGGTGCGCACGCTGCTCGCGAAGTTCGGCCTGCGCGCCGACCACGTCGGCCGCCCCGTCGACGAGCTCTCGCCCGGCGAGCGCACGCGCGCCGCCCTCGCGCTGCTGCAGGCGCGGGGCGTCAACCTGCTCGTGCTCGACGAGCCCACCAACCACCTCGACCTGCCCGCCATCGAGCAGCTCGAGCAGGCGCTCGAGCACTACGACGGCACGCTGCTGCTCGTCACCCACGACCGGCGGATGCTCGAGGCCGTCCGGCTCGACCGCCACTGGCGCGTCGTGGACGGCCGGGTCGACGAGCGCTGA
- a CDS encoding biopolymer transporter Tol, which produces MTPAERTEDGRWIVVDGRRWRAEDPSLDAEVVARLRSHLGRARAAVGAARDDGARAAARERVQLAKEGLGERGTAWWELSTAERAARAADRLAALDEAAPPV; this is translated from the coding sequence GTGACCCCGGCGGAGCGCACGGAGGACGGCCGGTGGATCGTCGTGGACGGCCGCCGCTGGCGCGCCGAGGATCCGTCGCTCGACGCGGAGGTAGTGGCGCGGCTCCGCTCGCACCTCGGGCGGGCGCGGGCTGCGGTGGGCGCCGCACGCGACGACGGGGCGCGCGCCGCGGCCCGCGAGCGCGTGCAGCTCGCGAAGGAGGGGCTCGGCGAGCGCGGCACCGCGTGGTGGGAGCTGTCGACCGCGGAGCGCGCTGCGCGCGCGGCCGACCGCCTCGCGGCGCTCGACGAGGCCGCGCCTCCCGTGTGA
- a CDS encoding aspartate aminotransferase family protein, with protein sequence MAEPGRTPVIVRGEGAYVYDDRGKRYLDGLAGLFVNQLGHGRTDLAAVAAEQASTLAFFPLWSYAHPPAMALADKLAALAPGDLDHVFFTSGGSEAVESAWKLAKQYFRLTGQPMKHKVISRAIAYHGTTQGALSITGLPSLKQQFEPLVPSTFRAPSTNLYRAPIHGDDPEAFGRWAADQIEVAIEQEGPETVAAVFLEPVQNSGGCFPPPPGYFERVREICDRHDVLLVSDEVICAFGRLGTMFGAERYGYKPDIITCAKGLTSGYAPLGAMIASERLYAPFREAGASFAHGYTFGGHPVATAVGLRNLEIFEEEGVLEHVQSHESAFRAALRGLTDLPIVGDVRGAGYFYGIELVKDKATKETFDDDESERLLRGFLSTALFDAGLYCRADDRGDPVIQLAPPLICDTSHFDEIEQILRSVLTEAWARL encoded by the coding sequence ATGGCCGAGCCCGGGCGCACGCCCGTCATCGTGCGCGGCGAGGGGGCGTACGTCTACGACGACCGCGGGAAGCGCTACCTCGACGGGCTCGCCGGCCTGTTCGTCAACCAGCTCGGCCACGGCCGCACCGACCTCGCAGCGGTCGCGGCCGAGCAGGCGTCCACGCTCGCGTTCTTCCCGCTCTGGTCGTACGCGCATCCGCCCGCCATGGCGCTCGCCGACAAGCTCGCGGCGCTCGCGCCCGGCGACCTCGACCACGTCTTCTTCACCTCGGGCGGCAGCGAGGCGGTCGAGTCGGCGTGGAAGCTCGCGAAGCAGTACTTCCGCCTCACCGGGCAGCCGATGAAGCACAAGGTGATCAGCCGGGCGATCGCCTACCACGGCACGACGCAGGGGGCGCTGTCGATCACGGGCCTGCCGTCGCTCAAGCAGCAGTTCGAGCCGCTCGTGCCCTCGACGTTCCGGGCGCCGAGCACCAACCTCTACCGCGCGCCGATCCACGGCGACGACCCCGAGGCGTTCGGGCGCTGGGCGGCCGACCAGATCGAGGTCGCGATCGAGCAGGAGGGCCCCGAGACGGTCGCCGCGGTCTTCCTCGAGCCGGTGCAGAACTCGGGCGGCTGCTTCCCGCCGCCGCCGGGCTACTTCGAGCGGGTGCGCGAGATCTGCGACCGGCACGACGTGCTGCTCGTCTCGGACGAGGTCATCTGCGCGTTCGGCCGGCTCGGCACGATGTTCGGCGCCGAGCGCTACGGCTACAAGCCCGACATCATCACGTGCGCGAAGGGCCTCACATCCGGTTACGCGCCGCTCGGCGCGATGATCGCGAGCGAGCGGCTGTACGCGCCGTTCCGGGAGGCCGGGGCGTCGTTCGCGCACGGCTACACGTTCGGCGGGCACCCGGTCGCGACCGCCGTGGGGCTGCGCAACCTCGAGATCTTCGAGGAGGAGGGCGTGCTCGAGCACGTGCAGTCGCACGAGAGCGCCTTCCGCGCGGCGCTGCGCGGGCTCACCGACCTGCCGATCGTCGGCGACGTGCGCGGCGCCGGCTACTTCTACGGCATCGAGCTCGTGAAGGACAAGGCGACCAAGGAGACCTTCGACGACGACGAGAGCGAGCGGCTGCTGCGCGGCTTCCTCTCGACCGCGCTGTTCGACGCCGGCCTCTACTGCCGCGCCGACGACCGGGGCGACCCCGTCATCCAGCTCGCTCCCCCGCTCATCTGCGACACCTCGCACTTCGACGAGATCGAGCAGATCCTGCGCAGCGTGCTGACGGAGGCGTGGGCCCGGCTGTGA
- a CDS encoding NUDIX hydrolase, which translates to MTIESMGRRSVKKAVGYVVRQGKLLVFTHDDFLMEITGVQVPAGSIAEGESPADAVVREVGEETGLTARIVRSLGVESYDMWPAKPEVHERHFFQLELVHPDVPERWTCGEQDSSGGGEPVSWTCWWMALTDAHVLCAGFGARLGSVEADDDL; encoded by the coding sequence ATGACGATCGAGAGCATGGGTAGACGTTCGGTCAAGAAGGCGGTCGGGTACGTCGTCCGCCAAGGGAAGCTGCTCGTGTTTACACATGACGATTTCCTGATGGAGATCACCGGTGTGCAGGTGCCCGCTGGGTCGATCGCAGAGGGCGAGTCGCCTGCGGATGCCGTCGTGCGCGAGGTGGGAGAAGAGACCGGCCTCACCGCCAGGATCGTTCGCTCGCTCGGCGTCGAATCGTACGACATGTGGCCCGCAAAGCCCGAGGTTCACGAACGGCACTTCTTCCAACTCGAGCTGGTACATCCGGATGTTCCGGAGCGCTGGACGTGCGGCGAACAGGATTCGTCCGGTGGAGGCGAACCCGTTAGCTGGACGTGCTGGTGGATGGCGCTGACGGATGCTCACGTTCTCTGCGCAGGCTTTGGCGCACGCCTCGGAAGCGTCGAAGCCGATGATGATCTCTGA
- a CDS encoding Lrp/AsnC family transcriptional regulator, translating into MTLDDTDKAIVQALQRDGRAPYAAIADAVGLSETAVRNRVKRLTEAGVMQIVAVTDPGQLGFARQAMIGVRADGDLEVVAAALAALPEVDYVVITAGSYDVLAEVVCVDDAHLLELVSTRIRSVPGVRQTDTLMYLKLQHERYDWGVR; encoded by the coding sequence GTGACGCTCGACGACACCGACAAGGCGATCGTCCAGGCGCTGCAGCGCGACGGGCGGGCGCCGTATGCCGCGATCGCGGATGCGGTGGGGCTGTCGGAGACCGCGGTGCGCAACCGCGTCAAGCGGCTCACCGAGGCGGGCGTGATGCAGATCGTCGCCGTCACCGACCCCGGCCAGCTCGGCTTCGCCCGCCAGGCGATGATCGGCGTGCGGGCCGACGGCGACCTCGAGGTGGTCGCCGCGGCACTCGCGGCGCTGCCGGAGGTCGACTACGTCGTCATCACCGCGGGCTCCTACGACGTGCTCGCCGAAGTCGTGTGCGTCGACGACGCCCACCTGCTCGAGCTCGTCTCCACGCGCATCCGCTCGGTGCCGGGCGTGCGGCAGACCGACACCCTGATGTACCTGAAGCTGCAGCACGAGCGCTACGACTGGGGCGTGCGGTGA